One Sus scrofa isolate TJ Tabasco breed Duroc chromosome 1, Sscrofa11.1, whole genome shotgun sequence DNA segment encodes these proteins:
- the GPR21 gene encoding probable G-protein coupled receptor 21, whose amino-acid sequence MNSTLDGNQSSHPFCLLAFGYLETVNFCLLEVLIIVFLTVLIISGNIIVIFVFHCAPLLNHHTTSYFIQTMAYADLLVGISCLIPSLSLLHYPLPVEESLACQVFGFVVSVLKSVSMASLACISIDRYIAITKPLTYNTLVTPWRLRLCIFLIWLYSTLVFLPSFFHWGKPGYHGDVFQWCAESWYTSPYFTLFIVMMLYAPAALIVCFTYFNIFRICQQHTKEISERQARFSSQSGETGEVQACPDKRYAMVLFRITSVFYILWLPYIIYFLLESSTGHSNRFASFLTTWLAISNSFCNCVIYSLSNSVFQRGLKRLSGAMCASCASQMIAKDPYTVRSKGPLNGCHV is encoded by the coding sequence ATGAACTCTACCTTGGATGGTAATCAGAGCAGCCACCCTTTTTGCCTCTTGGCATTTGGCTATTTGGAAACTGTCAATTTTTGCCTTTTGGAAGTATTAATTATTGTCTTTCTAACTGTATTGATTATTTCTGGCAACATCATTGTGATTTTTGTATTTCACTGTGCACCTTTGTTGAACCACCATACTACAAGTTATTTTATCCAGACTATGGCGTATGCTGACCTCTTGGTTGGAATAAGCTGCCTGATCCCTTCTTTATCACTCCTCCACTATCCCCTTCCAGTGGAGGAGTCCTTGGCTTGCCAGGTATTTGGTTTTGTAGTATCAGTTCTGAAGAGTGTCTCCATGGCCTCTCTGGCTTGTATCAGCATCGATAGGTATATTGCCATCACTAAACCTTTGACCTATAATACACTGGTTACACCCTGGAGACTACGCCTGTGCATTTTCCTGATTTGGCTATACTCTACCCTggtcttcctgccttcctttttccACTGGGGCAAACCTGGATATCATGGAGATGTGTTTCAGTGGTGTGCGGAGTCCTGGTATACCAGCCCCTACTTCACCCTGTTCATCGTGATGATGTTATATGCCCCAGCAGCCCTCATTGTGTGCTTCACCTATTTCAACATCTTCCGCATCTGCCAACAGCACACAAAGGAAATCAGCGAAAGGCAAGCCCGCTTCAGCAGCCAGAGTGGGGAGACTGGGGAGGTTCAGGCCTGTCCTGATAAGCGCTATGCCATGGTCCTGTTCCGAATCACTAGTGTATTTTACATCCTCTGGTTGCCATACATCATCTACTTCTTATTGGAGAGCTCCACTGGCCACAGCAACCGCTTCGCATCCTTCTTGACCACCTGGCTTGCTATTAGTAACAGTTTCTGCAACTGTGTCATTTATAGTCTTTCCAACAGCGTATTCCAAAGGGGACTAAAGCGCCTCTCCGGGGCCATGTGTGCTTCTTGTGCAAGTCAGATGATAGCTAAGGACCCTTACACAGTTAGGAGCAAAGGCCCCCTTAATGGATGCCATGTCTGA